The Pseudomonas rhizosphaerae genomic sequence TTATATTATAACGTCATGAATTGCGCCGCTGCCTAGCTCTTTTCAACATCCTCTGGAAGCGGTGTTCCTTCCTGAGCCAACCGATGTGGCGCTTGGTCGCAGCTTGGCGCTCGAGAATCATTGATCTGGATCAATAGCCGTCTGGCGGTGCGGGCAGAAAATCCGCCCACCTACCGACCCGCCCGACACCGAGTGCCACCCATGTCCGGACACTTCGACTTCCTCAAGAAACCGCTCGCCCGGGAAATCGCCGTGATTGTGCTGATCAAGCTGGTCCTGCTGCTGGGCATTCGCAGCCTGTGGTTCGACGCGGGCGTAGACGTCAACGATGACGGCACCACCGTCGGCCAGCATGTGCTCGGCTCCGCTTCCCCACCTCTCGAGAAGAACTTGAAATGA encodes the following:
- the cydP gene encoding cytochrome oxidase putative small subunit CydP, which codes for MSGHFDFLKKPLAREIAVIVLIKLVLLLGIRSLWFDAGVDVNDDGTTVGQHVLGSASPPLEKNLK